GAGCACCGCTGACACATCGGCCAGCTGGTGGCCGCGGCAAATGAAATCCATCGCCTGCAAATGCGCATAACCCGGCGCCCGGATCTTGCAGCGATAGGGTTTGTTGGAACCATCCGACACCAGATAGACGCCGAACTCGCCCTTGGGCGCTTCGACGGCGGCGTAAACCGCGCCTTCGGGTACCCGGTAGCCTTCGGTGTAAAGCTTGAAATGGTGGATCAGCGCTTCCATCGAGCGTTTCATCTCGCCGCGCTTGGGTGGCACGATCTTGCCATCGGCGCTGGTTACCGGGCCGACTTTTTCCTTGCCCAGCAACAGCTCGACGCATTGCTTCATGATCTTCACCGATTCACGCATTTCCTGCATGCGGATCAGGTAACGATCATAGCAATCGCCATTCTTGCCAACCGGAATGTCGAAATCGAGTTCCGAGTAGCATTCATAAGGTTGCGACCGGCGCAGGTCCCAGGCAGCGCCTGAACCACGCACCATCACGCCGGAAAAGCCCCACGCCCAAGCATCGTCGAGGCTGACCACGGCGATGTCGACATTGCGCTGCTTGAAGATCCGGTTGTCGGTCAGCAGCACCTCGATGTCATCGCAGGTCTTGAGGAACGGATCGCACCACTTGCCGATATCCTCGACCAAATCATGCGGCAGATCCTGGTGCACACCGCCGGGCCGGAAATAGGCCGCATGCAGTCGTGGGCCGCAGGCCCGCTCGTAAAACACCATCAGCTTTTCGCGCTCTTCGAAACCCCAGAGCGGCGGCGTCAACGCGCCGACATCGAGCGCCTGGGTGGTGACATTGAGCAGATGCGATAGAATCCGGCCAATCTCCGAGTAAAGCACCCGGATCAACTGGCCGCGTTTCGGCACCGTCACGCCGGTCAGTTTTTCAACTGCCAGCGAATAGGCGTGCTCCTGATTCATCGGTGCGACATAATCGAGCCGGTCGAAATAGGGCAGCGCCTGAAGATAGGTCTTGGCCTCGATCAGCTTTTCGGTGCCGCGATGCAACAGCCCGATATGCGGGTCGACGCGCTCGACGATTTCCCCGTCAAGCTCGAGCACCAGGCGCAATACGCCGTGCGCCGCTGGGTGCTGGGGGCCAAAATTGATATTGAAATTGCGGACGTTGTGTTCGTTCATGGTTCCGGTCCTCACCCCTTGGCTTTTTCATCGCCCGGAAGCACATAATCGGTGCCTTCCCAGGGGAGAGAAAATCGAAGTTGCGGAATTCCTGCTTGAGCTCCACCGGCTCGTAGACCACGCGCTTGACTTCGTCATCGTAGCGC
This DNA window, taken from Hoeflea algicola, encodes the following:
- a CDS encoding NADH-quinone oxidoreductase subunit D, which produces MNEHNVRNFNINFGPQHPAAHGVLRLVLELDGEIVERVDPHIGLLHRGTEKLIEAKTYLQALPYFDRLDYVAPMNQEHAYSLAVEKLTGVTVPKRGQLIRVLYSEIGRILSHLLNVTTQALDVGALTPPLWGFEEREKLMVFYERACGPRLHAAYFRPGGVHQDLPHDLVEDIGKWCDPFLKTCDDIEVLLTDNRIFKQRNVDIAVVSLDDAWAWGFSGVMVRGSGAAWDLRRSQPYECYSELDFDIPVGKNGDCYDRYLIRMQEMRESVKIMKQCVELLLGKEKVGPVTSADGKIVPPKRGEMKRSMEALIHHFKLYTEGYRVPEGAVYAAVEAPKGEFGVYLVSDGSNKPYRCKIRAPGYAHLQAMDFICRGHQLADVSAVLGSLDIVFGEVDR